Proteins from one Ficedula albicollis isolate OC2 chromosome 21, FicAlb1.5, whole genome shotgun sequence genomic window:
- the WNT4 gene encoding protein Wnt-4 gives MSPEYSLRSLLLIILATFSANASNWLYLAKLSSVGSISEEETCEKLKGLIQRQVQMCKRNLEVMDSVRRGAQLAIEECQYQFRNRRWNCSTLDTLPVFGKVVTQGTREAAFVYAISSAGVAFAVTRACSSGELDKCGCDRTVQGGSAQGFQWSGCSDNIAYGVAFSQSFVDIRERSKGASSNRALMNLHNNEAGRKAILNNMRVECKCHGVSGSCEFKTCWKAMPPFRKVGNVLKEKFDGATEVEQSEIGSTKVLVPKNSQFKPHTDEDLVYLDSSPDFCEHDLKNGVLGTSGRQCNKTSKAIDGCELMCCGRGFHTDQVEVVERCSCKFHWCCSVKCKPCHRLLEIHTCR, from the exons ATGAGCCCGGAGTATTCTCTGCGCTCCTTGCTGCTCATCATCCTCGCCACCTTCTCGGCCAACGCCAGCAACTGGCT GTACCTGGCAAAGCTGTCTTCAGTGGGGAGCATCTCCGAGGAGGAGACCTGTGAGAAGCTGAAGGGCCTGATCCAGAGGCAGGTGCAGATGTGCAAGAGGAACCTGGAGGTGATGGACTCGGTGCGGCGCGGGGCGCAGCTGGCCATCGAGGAGTGCCAGTACCAGTTCCGCAACCGCCGCTGGAACTGCTCCACGCTCGACACCCTGCCTGTCTTTGGCAAGGTGGTGACACAAG GGACGCGGGAGGCAGCGTTTGTCTACGCCATCTCCTCGGCGGGCGTGGCCTTCGCCGTGACCCGCGCCTGCAGCAGCGGCGAGCTGGACAAGTGCGGCTGCGACCGCACCGTGCAGGGGGGCAGCGCCCAGG GCTTCCAGTGGTCGGGCTGCTCGGACAACATCGCCTACGGCGTGGCCTTCTCGCAGTCCTTCGTCGACATCCGGGAGAGGAGCAAAGGGGCCTCTTCCAACAGAGCCTTAATGAACCTCCACAACAACGAGGCAGGGAGGAAG GCCATCCTGAACAACATGCGTGTGGAGTGCAAGTGCCACGGCGTGTCGGGCTCGTGCGAGTTCAAGACGTGCTGGAAGGCCATGCCCCCCTTCCGCAAAGTGGGCAACGTCCTCAAGGAGAAATTCGACGGCGCCACCGAGGTGGAACAGAGCGAGATCGGATCCACCAAAGTGCTGGTGCCCAAAAACTCCCAGTTCAAGCCACACACAGACGAGGACCTCGTCTACCTGGACTCCAGCCCCGACTTCTGCGAGCACGACCTGAAGAACGGGGTGCTGGGCACCAGCGGGCGGCAGTGCAACAAGACCTCCAAGGCCATCGACGGCTGCGAGCTGATGTGCTGCGGCCGCGGCTTTCACACGGACCAGGTGGAGGTTGTGGAGAGGTGCAGCTGCAAATTCCACTGGTGCTGCTCTGTCAAGTGCAAACCCTGCCACCGGCTGCTGGAGATCCACAC ctgccGGTGA